A region of Mycteria americana isolate JAX WOST 10 ecotype Jacksonville Zoo and Gardens chromosome 11, USCA_MyAme_1.0, whole genome shotgun sequence DNA encodes the following proteins:
- the ASB14 gene encoding ankyrin repeat and SOCS box protein 14, translated as MYNSTYMFDDDSDDELPTQQAIQESLQDRHKIETSGSATEDESFQYVTSKEHGKIIAAIRTGQEEALMKLVRHSSAFEEADQQGWLPVHEAAAQVNKNILEITLKASRAITWEQTTLKGETPLLVAVRNCFIDNVRFLLLNGCNPNVKNEEGDSPLVIAIKHDSYEIASLLISSGAKVNLRCVHKRTALHEAARLGRKDLVKLLLRSGADPDPRSGYGLTPLALAAQIGHTEIMELLLQKGADVLSQARDCASVLFEAAGGGNPDSLSLLLEYGADANVPKHSGHLPIHRAAYRGHFLALKNLVPVTNFEAIKESGISPVHSAAAGAHPQCLEFLLKSGFDANFMLDQRVRKGYDDHRKSALYFAVSNGDICSAQLLLNAGALPNQDPINCLQIALRMGNYELMNLLLRHGANVNYFCRVNTTHFPSALQYALKDEVMLRMLMNYGYDVHRCFDCPRGNSSHSQYVTDGWTSTVIKDTMFCEVITLSWLKHLSGKVVRVMLDYVDHVNICWKLEAVLKEQELWPDINSILTNPRSLKHLCRLKIRECMGRLRLRCPVFMTFLPLPKCLKDYVLYKEYDLYGQENFTGTYSLNCT; from the exons ATGTATAATTCTACATATATGTTTGATGATGATTCTGATGATGAACTCCCTACCCAACAAGCTATTCAGGAAAGCTTACAAGATAGGCATAAAATTGAAACAAGTGGCAGTGCAACAGAGGATGAAAG TTTCCAGTATGTTACAAGTAAAGAACATGGAAAGATAATTGCAGCAATTCG CACAGGCCAAGAAGAGGCTTTGATGAAGTTGGTGAGGCACAGTTCTGCTTTTGAAGAAGCAGATCAGCAAGGCTGGCTTCCTGTGCACGAAGCTGCAGCACAGGTAAATAAGAACATCCTTGAAATAACTTTGAAAG CCTCCCGTGCCATTACGTGGGAACAGACCACTCTAAAAGGGGAAACACCTCTCTTGGTGGCAGTAAGAAATTGCTTCATAGACAATGTCCGCTTTCTCCTGCTCAATGGCTGCAATCCCAATGTTAAGAATGAAGAGGGAGATTCTCCTTTAGTTATAG CAATTAAACATGATTCGTATGAGATTGCCTCCCTGTTGATAAGTTCTGGTGCAAAAGTGAATTTGCGGTGTGTCCACAAGAGGACTGCTTTACATGAGGCAGCCAGACTAGGCAGGAAGGATCTGGTGAAGCTTCTCCTTCGTTCTGGAGCAGATCCTGACCCTCGCAGTGGGTATGGGCTCACACCTCTAGCACTGGCTGCGCAGATCGGACATACAGAAATTATGGAGCTCTTATTGCAAAAAG GTGCGGATGTTCTCTCACAGGCAAGGGATTGTGCTTCTGTGTTATTTGAAGCGGCGGGAGGAGGAAATCCAGATTCTCTGAGTCTTTTACTAGAATATGGGGCTGATGCCAATGTACCAAAGCACTCGGGTCACTTGCCAATCCACAGAGCTGCATATAGAGGACACTTTCT AGCCCTAAAAAATTTAGTTCCAGTTACTAATTTTGAAGCCATTAAAGAAAGTGGGATAAGTCCAGttcactcagcagcagcaggagcacatcCTCAGTGCCTTGAGTTTCTCCTCAAATCAGGGTTTGATGCCAATTTCATGCTGGATCAAAGAGTTCGCAAAGGCTACGATGACCACCGGAAGTCAGCACTGTACTTCGCTGTTTCCAACGGGGATATCTGTTCAGCACAGTTGCTGTTGAATGCTGGAGCCCTGCCAAACCAAGATCCCATCAACTGTCTCCAAATAGCCTTGAGAATGGGCAACTACGAGTTAATGAATCTACTGCTGCGGCACGGGGCTAACGTCAATTACTTCTGCAGAGTGAACACAACACATTTTCCGTCAGCTCTACAGTATGCGCTGAAAGACGAAGTCATGTTAAGAATGCTGATGAACTATGGGTATGATGTCCACCGCTGCTTTGATTGCCCTCGGGGAAACAGTTCGCATTCCCAGTATGTGACTGATGGATGGACTTCTACCGTTATCAAAGATACAATG TTCTGTGAGGTGATAACCTTGTCATGGTTGAAGCATCTGTCTGGGAAAGTAGTGCGAGTAATGTTAGACTACGTCGATCACGTGAATATCTGCTGGAAGCTAGAAGCAGTTCTCAAAGAACAGGAACTCTGGCCAGACATCAATTCGATTTTAA CAAATCCTCGCTCTCTGAAACATCTTTGTCGTCTGAAGATTCGGGAGTGCATGGGGCGGTTGCGTCTCCGGTGTCCTGTCTTCATGACCTTCCTTCCGCTGCCAAAGTGCTTGAAAGACTACGTACTGTACAAGGAGTATGATCTTTATGGACAGGAAAACTTCACAGGAACCTACAGCCTCAACTGTACATAA